Proteins found in one Deltaproteobacteria bacterium IMCC39524 genomic segment:
- a CDS encoding dodecin family protein, translating to MTYGESRIYKKVEIIGTSSESVEGAIQGAVDRAKESLEKLSWFEVQEVRGHIDDDGKVSEYQVVLKIAFELS from the coding sequence ATGACGTACGGCGAATCGCGAATTTATAAAAAAGTGGAAATCATCGGTACCTCGAGTGAAAGCGTTGAAGGCGCAATTCAGGGAGCCGTCGACCGTGCCAAGGAGTCTTTGGAAAAACTCTCCTGGTTCGAAGTTCAGGAAGTTCGTGGTCACATCGATGACGACGGCAAAGTTTCTGAGTATCAGGTTGTCTTGAAAATTGCTTTTGAACTCTCCTGA
- a CDS encoding nitroreductase family protein produces MTTTLLDLLRKRRSIRQFTKQAIEPEKIDALIEAAVRTPTSRGNNPWEFIVVTDPGMLERLGQAKAHGSGFVANATLAIVFAADTTKSDVWTEDCSIAAMMVQMAAEDLGLGSCWAQIRLRPHNEQCSAEDYIKELLALPASHAVECIVGIGYSAEEKPGHAVESLPFDQVHREKYGRKE; encoded by the coding sequence ATGACAACCACTCTCCTTGATTTACTCAGAAAACGTCGCAGTATTCGCCAGTTCACAAAACAGGCGATAGAGCCTGAAAAGATTGATGCGCTCATCGAAGCCGCTGTTCGCACACCGACGTCACGAGGCAACAACCCCTGGGAATTTATCGTCGTCACCGACCCAGGGATGCTGGAGCGACTCGGTCAGGCCAAAGCTCATGGTTCCGGATTTGTTGCAAATGCCACTTTGGCGATTGTTTTTGCTGCTGATACGACGAAGAGTGATGTCTGGACAGAAGACTGCTCCATCGCTGCCATGATGGTGCAAATGGCCGCCGAAGATCTTGGCCTCGGCAGTTGCTGGGCTCAAATCCGTTTACGCCCCCATAATGAACAATGCAGCGCTGAAGACTACATCAAAGAGCTGTTGGCACTCCCTGCGTCCCACGCTGTTGAATGTATCGTCGGCATAGGCTATTCAGCTGAAGAGAAACCTGGTCATGCAGTAGAATCACTCCCTTTTGATCAGGTCCATCGTGAAAAGTACGGCCGTAAAGAGTAG
- a CDS encoding DUF882 domain-containing protein, producing MQQDEQLIEKLPDLNRRQILKAGVLGSFFCLFPMQALAKFSLTGVQERSLSLLNTHTGERLKEVVYWEQGNYVLDALEHLNHVLRDHRTNEVHPIDPMTLDLMAAISRKVEAKRPFEIISGYRSPQTNKALNKQSRGVAKNSYHMQGKAIDLRLPGVPLKAVRKAALELRMGGVGYYAKSDFVHIDSGKVRSW from the coding sequence ATGCAGCAAGACGAACAACTTATTGAAAAGTTACCAGACCTGAATCGCCGCCAGATCCTCAAGGCAGGTGTTTTAGGTTCCTTCTTTTGTTTATTCCCTATGCAGGCTTTAGCAAAGTTTTCTTTAACTGGCGTACAAGAACGAAGCCTGAGCCTACTTAATACACATACTGGCGAACGCCTGAAAGAGGTTGTCTATTGGGAACAGGGCAACTACGTCCTCGATGCACTTGAACACTTGAATCATGTTCTGCGTGATCATCGCACTAACGAAGTCCATCCGATTGACCCGATGACTCTCGACCTGATGGCTGCGATCTCTCGAAAAGTAGAGGCAAAGCGGCCTTTCGAGATTATCTCCGGTTACCGTTCACCGCAAACCAACAAAGCCCTTAACAAACAATCGCGCGGTGTCGCCAAGAACAGCTATCATATGCAGGGCAAAGCGATTGATTTACGTCTGCCAGGAGTTCCACTCAAAGCCGTTCGCAAGGCAGCTCTTGAACTTAGAATGGGCGGGGTAGGGTATTACGCGAA